From one Actinomyces sp. Marseille-P3109 genomic stretch:
- a CDS encoding phosphodiester glycosidase family protein encodes MHSSDTLNPAEPPQADQDHQSGRHSHSTKSRKHPRRRFLLGGAAVLGLAATGTSAWALNRFVIDHVEVGDVTSLEAKAHNAVAGSSAAPATNVTVAENSYSSSNTSIEIQQVSTGSGSDTVTYYVADVKLTNATDLRSAFANNSYGTNIVAKPTAMASEHDAILAINGDYYGFRSDGILIRNGVIYRDSGKRDGMAFYTDGRVEVYDETTTNAQTLLDAGVWNTLSFGPALVDNSQVLSGIDQVEVDTNVGNHSIQGKQPRTAVGWVETNHLKLVVVDGRSEGYSRGVTMTELAQIMADLGCACAYNIDGGGSSAMYFNGSIINQPSNGGERDTSDILYIANGS; translated from the coding sequence ATGCACAGCTCCGACACCCTCAACCCGGCCGAGCCGCCCCAGGCGGACCAGGATCACCAGTCCGGCCGGCACTCCCACTCCACGAAGTCCCGCAAGCACCCGCGCCGCCGCTTCCTCCTGGGCGGCGCCGCCGTCCTGGGCCTGGCCGCCACCGGCACCAGCGCCTGGGCGCTCAACCGGTTCGTCATCGACCACGTCGAGGTTGGCGACGTCACCTCCCTGGAGGCCAAGGCCCACAACGCCGTCGCCGGCTCCTCGGCCGCCCCGGCCACCAACGTGACGGTCGCAGAGAACTCCTACTCCTCATCCAACACGAGCATCGAGATCCAGCAGGTCTCCACCGGATCGGGCAGCGACACCGTCACCTACTACGTGGCCGACGTCAAGCTCACCAACGCCACCGACCTGCGCAGCGCCTTCGCCAACAACTCCTACGGCACCAACATCGTCGCCAAGCCCACCGCGATGGCCTCCGAGCACGACGCGATCCTGGCCATCAATGGCGACTACTACGGCTTCCGCAGCGACGGCATCCTTATCCGCAACGGGGTCATCTACCGCGACAGCGGCAAGCGAGACGGCATGGCCTTCTACACCGACGGGCGCGTCGAGGTCTACGACGAGACCACCACCAACGCCCAGACACTCCTGGACGCGGGTGTGTGGAACACGTTGTCCTTCGGGCCGGCGCTGGTCGACAACAGCCAGGTGCTCTCCGGCATCGACCAGGTCGAGGTCGACACGAACGTCGGCAACCACTCCATCCAGGGCAAGCAACCGCGCACCGCCGTGGGGTGGGTGGAGACGAACCACCTCAAGCTCGTCGTCGTCGACGGCCGCAGCGAGGGTTACTCGCGCGGCGTGACGATGACCGAGCTCGCCCAGATCATGGCCGACCTGGGATGCGCCTGCGCCTACAACATCGACGGCG
- a CDS encoding ABC transporter ATP-binding protein: MNVDDDARLLEVEGLSAWYERNRPVLTDVSFALEAGEAVGLIGLNGAGKTTMLTSLCDVHRGARLSVLRYQGRDVRPGDEHFKAARYLSLADDSSFPTWNLEAFIGFLEHAYRLRPDRGRLEELIEGFDYGRYRTTSFSRLSSGSRKKANLIAAFYLTTPLLLLDEPVDFLDFTATEFLYRSINDATASGRSVLLSSHIAESFTRCTRRLYVLCAGRMTGPFATPEDSDAVAALVS, from the coding sequence ATGAACGTCGACGACGACGCCCGTCTCCTTGAGGTCGAGGGCCTGTCCGCCTGGTACGAGCGCAACCGGCCGGTCCTCACCGACGTCTCCTTCGCCCTCGAGGCCGGCGAGGCCGTGGGCCTCATCGGCCTCAACGGCGCCGGCAAGACCACGATGCTCACCTCCCTGTGCGACGTCCACCGCGGAGCACGCTTGAGCGTTCTGCGCTACCAAGGCCGGGACGTGCGCCCGGGCGACGAGCACTTCAAGGCCGCCCGCTACCTCAGCCTCGCCGACGACTCCTCCTTCCCCACCTGGAACCTGGAGGCCTTCATCGGCTTCCTCGAGCACGCCTATCGCCTGCGCCCGGACCGCGGCCGCCTCGAGGAGCTGATCGAGGGATTCGACTACGGCCGTTACCGGACCACCTCCTTCTCCCGCCTCTCCAGCGGCTCACGTAAGAAGGCCAACCTCATCGCCGCCTTCTACCTGACCACGCCCCTCCTCCTCCTGGATGAGCCCGTCGACTTCCTCGACTTCACCGCCACCGAGTTCCTGTACCGCAGCATCAACGACGCCACCGCATCCGGCCGCTCGGTCCTGCTCAGCTCCCACATCGCCGAGTCCTTCACCCGCTGCACCCGGCGCCTCTACGTGCTCTGCGCCGGCCGGATGACCGGCCCTTTCGCCACCCCCGAGGACTCCGATGCCGTGGCGGCGCTGGTCAGTTAG